Within Telopea speciosissima isolate NSW1024214 ecotype Mountain lineage chromosome 8, Tspe_v1, whole genome shotgun sequence, the genomic segment TCAATGACCTGGCTTCCCTTACGAGAGGTCATCTCATTACTTGGGACACTATATGTAAACTAGTGAAGGATGAAGGATGGTGGCCTGGGGATCAGAAAATCTTCTATTCAAAATCAAGCTTTAATTTTGAATTCCATTCCCAAACTATATGGACTAAGGTGCTCAAAGCCAAATACTTCCCTAGTTCTTCTATTTTTGACCAAAAAACTTTCTCCAAGGGAGGCTCTTGGACCTGGAATAGCATTGCGAAGACCCTTCCAACACTTAAAGGTATGGTTCAACGAATTATCGGGAATGGTTCTTCAACTTCATGCTTACATGACCCTTGGGTTCCATCTCCAACAGGTACTTACTTGTCCCCTAATTGCACAACCATATGTAATCATGCTGTTGTCTTTGATTTATACCGGTTTGGTTTGGagcattcaaatttcaataggTTTCTACCTCAGAAGTGATTCGTTAACAAAGCATAAACTTCTACGGGTCCACGTGTATATGCGATGATGGGAATCTTATTCATACAGAGACTTTGTGATGAAAGTTTTGTTTGGTATGCaaattctaggttgatttcacattctcgaacaataaaacaactatttttatcatttgagaatgcattccaaaaaggCATACCAAACGCTGCCGAAATATGCATACCCTTATGTGGGTccaaaatgtatatatatatccgTCTAGTATGGGTGATTGTACATTTGTACATCTTGCGTCGTTTGGGTTGAGAATGGGTGAAAGTCCTTGTACATATTTCGTATCTCGTCtcgatttttttgttttgggtaagtGTATCTTGTCTTGATTGAAAACCTTTTTAAGGTTTTGTATGTACGTATAATGTACTATATTTGTACACCATATTGGGAACACAATCCCTAATCCAAGTGTGCAAACGAAATcttgaatcctatcgtgttctAGATCGAAATCTTGAATCCTATCATCCTCCAtcagtaggggtgtcaaccggtcgggctcggtcgggttCGGCCGGGCCTCACGGTGCTTAAAGCCTACACTGTGACCGCCTGTTTAAGTCTTTGGGCCGGGCCTGGTTGGGCTAGGTCGATCTAGGTTGGGTTTTGGGCTACAATTGGACTAGTGTAATCGGTCCCTAACCAGGCCATAACCGGGCTGTGGGCATGTTTAACACTAAACGGACCTTAACCAGGCTCTAAACGGTGCAGCCACGGAATGGGTTGGATGCTTCTTCCCTTACCAATAGGATTAGCACCAACACAGAAAAAAACCATCTTCTACTGCTTCCTTCCTCTCGTTCTTTCATTTcaatacaaaaaacaaaataaaagaaagttgGGGGTGAGGGAAGCATCTTTGTACAAAGCATTTACAAACAAATAGATGGAATATTTCAGGGCCAGATGTGAAAATCAATAGGAGTTCAATCAAGTTTTACACATCTATAGCTTGTCTGCATAAGAACATTAAAAGGGAAAAGACATTTAAGATTTAAAAGACCACATATAATATATGATACAATTTGAAgcaaaaaatatcataaaaatataCCCAATATATCAGGCCCAGCCCAACAGAAATTGTCATAAAAATATACCCAATATATCAGACCCAGCCCTACAGAAAGTTAATGTCATAAACAGATTTGGGCCAATAAATCAAACAGGGCCCAAGCCCATAGCAAAATttacaagttaaagggtcgggctaggccAGGTTTTAACTGGTTGGGCTAGGTCAGGCTAGAATCTGTTGGTCCGGTCAAATGCCTGACGGGTTAGAACCCTACATCGGGACCGCCCAGTTAATAAACATGTCGAGCTTGagcccgacatgtttagtaaATGGGCTAGGCCGGGCAGACTCGGTCGGTTCTATCGGGccggcctggaattgacacccctatccaTCACCCACTTTTCCAGCTCTAAAGTGGAAACCCTAGTAGAAATCTTCAAGACTCCCCCACTCCTAATTAGGGATGTACACGGGTTGGCTCGGATACAAATTAGATGTGATTGGATCTAGATATTCCCTGGTTGGAtacggatatctctaaacggattcggatggattcggatgcggatcgaatttgaATTTTCGACAATCCGTTTACAtttctgccttgtgtaacctggaCCTTCTAAGTATTTGGATTGTTTCTGGACGAATTCTTATCGGATTATTCAaattttttccggatatctctaaccgaatatggatgtccctaaacgAATATGGATGCTTATCGGATTtagattttcggttatccatttacatccctactcctAATCTTGAATCCTATCATGTTCTCGATCTCCCACTTGTCCAGCTCTAAAGTGGAAAGAAACCCTATAAATCTTCAAGATTCCCAATCGCaagcagggttttagtaatcggtatcaaTATTGGTCTTTGTCGATACTGATCCTGATCGGCTCTATTCATCCAAAAATTATCAATGTTCCCATTTTTACCCCTATCTGTACCGATCCCTCGATACGGGATCGGTCAAGAATCGATGTCGGTATCCATTGATACCAATATGAATAGACTGAATCAGCCGATTCAataccgatatcgatacctCAAGATTGGTATCGGTGGTCCCCGATCCCTGATTCGTGGTTGATCCCATACAAGTGGATTATACGatgaagggtaaaaatataaaaatatatatttttttaaaatagaagaCTGGTATGTCCGTCCTATTCAGATTGATATTGGGTCGACagtttgatttggaaaagatcAAATTGTTCCTGTTCAGGTGCCTTCTTGACCTTCTGGGTGAGAACTGAGAACGCACTCAACTGGCAACTGACCTCTGTGGCTCAACGTTTGAACCAGAAATTGGGTAGAAAGTTCTTTGGTCCCTACAAAATTTTGAGCCGTATTGACCCGTGGCTTATAAGCTCGACTTACCGGTGACCTCGCGGATCCACCCGGTGTTCCACATTTCCCTTCTCAAGAAATATGTGGGTTCCATTTCTTTCACTGTGACACCACAGCCTGTTGCAGCTCCACCGGATCGGAGTCTGACACCGCTGGCTATTCTTCGTTCACGCGAGATTCGCCACCAGGGTCAGTGGATTCCTCAAGGTATTGGTACAATGGGCTACCCTTTCCTTGGAAGAGGCATCGTGGGCCTAGTTAGCAAATTCGGATTCGGGAATTATTCGGATAAAGAATTATTCGGAATAATTCATTTTGTTAATTTAAGATTTCGATCAAAAAAGCGGTAAAAAAAACGGACATAATaaaattcggattcggattcggattcgggAATTATTcgtttaccaaaataaaagtcGGACAAAAAATTCGAacgttatttttaatatttatagtaTCTATTTAACATTGCCAATCAATAAATATACCCGCATAAGATACAAGTAACATAAGAATTGGAATACAAGCATTCATAGTCCACTAATTCCATCATCCATAAAAACATAACAAGAATTACAATGGTCTAAAAcataacaaaaatcaagactttcttttttcttttcctttcatagTCAATTATGTGAAATGGGTTCATTATCAATTATGTGCAATCGGTATTGATGAACATGCGCAAAGAGGATTTCCAATTTCATTCAAGAATCAAGACTAAAGAGTGCAAGGACTTTGTGAGTGGGGCATGCCGTGGAGACAAATTGTGACTATACAAGAGGAATTCCAATTTCATTCAAGAATCAAGAGTGCAAAGGCTACTGTGATTTGTGACTTGTGACTTTGCAAGTGGGGCATGCCGTGGAGACAAATATATTACAGAGCATGTGGTTTACCTCTTAAAGATCCTCAACCCTTAGTCGGTCCAATGGaaatttgattggtcacttGCTAATTGCTACACCGAATCTTGCAAAGCCCCACTTGAGAATTGAGAGAGAGGTTGATGGTATATACAatgaaaacaaataataaacaGGGAGAGCAGAGTCAGCAGACTAGCAGAATCACAGGTagcagagtttttttttttttttttttttggttaaagggCAGCAAAGTTGAGAAtgataaaataatcaaaaggttgggacttgggaggagCGCGGCTACTTGGTGACGGtgttttcttctttgggtttttgtttttttttatctttcaaccAATTGTACAGTGAAGATCGATCAATAGCAGACCGTAGACGACGTCTTGTGAGTTGGATTACTAGAGTGGAGCCGTAGATGGTGAAAGATgagagagtgaagaagagggTTAGGAGAAGGAGCAAAGATGGAACTCAAGGTCACTTGCAGCGGTGGCCGCAGGGCCGGACTCGTCGGAGTGTCAAAGAAGAAGCAGAGCCTCATACTGGTTTTtgactctttgtctctctcacagtaaaacagtaaaaaggTTAAAGGGGTAAAACTGTGAAAGTGTTAAACCGTGAAATCCTAAGGGATAAAAGGAATAAGGGATATtaaggggttttttttgttttttttttttaaggtaacCGAATTATTCGTATATAATTCGGTTCGGCCGAATATAACGTGATTTTTTAAATAGTTTGAATAAAACGCGAATTTTTCCAACTTATATTTATAAATTGGATTCGAGAAGAATAATTCGTATTATTCGATATAATTCGATTTGGCCAAATAATTCGCGAATTATTCGGAGAATTAAATAACTAGGATCGTGGGTGGACTGCCGTCTTGCGCTCTCAGTTCCCATCtttgaaccttgaggacaaggttgcTCTTGAAGGGGCGGGTAATGGTAGGATTACCCAGGGACACGTGGTTGACGACAAGGATATGCCCAAGGAACACGTCACCTTACTCGATCAGCCTTCAGCATCAGCGGTTCCAACAGTCACGCAGTCCATGCCCATCTCGGCAAGAAGGAGCATCAGGCACAGGAGACAATCTGTCCTCCTATGAGATCATGTAGTTAGTTAGGATTATGGTTCAATTCCCAGAAGGGAATATGTCATGCTTTCTGCGTTTTCGTTTTGTTTAAAAGAGATCGAAGGCAATGGAAAAGACAGACAATATTCAAGTTTCTCTTCTCTCGTCTTTCTTCTAGGAGGTAGCTCCCTCGAAAGAGCAATTCCCCAACCAAAACCCTATCATGTCCCGCCCTACCCAACATATCTACCATACACGTGTAATGCTCTAACCCGAGCTCCACTCCAAACTTCCCCTCCTCCATCTTCTCAAACAAATTCCGTCCCAATTCCGTCAACCCTCCATGACTGCACGCCGTCAATACCGTTGTGAAGGTAACGGCGTCAGGCGACTCTCCCACATCTAGCATCTCCTCGAACAACCGCACAGCCTCAGCCTCAGCGCAGCACCCGTGCGTACCGTACCCAGCTATCATGGCTGACCACGTAACCGAGTTTCTCTCCGTCAATTCGTCGAATACCTGGCGGGCGATCCTCAGGTCACCGCACTTGGAGTACATCGTCACCAACATGTTGGAGGTGGCCAAGTCGTCGGTGAACCCGTGGACTAAAACGGCCATGTGGACCTGCCTACCGAGGTGGAGTGCCGAGAGGCCGGCGCAGCATTTGAGGACAGAGGGTAACGTTCGCCGGTCGTGTTGTTTGCCCGCACGGAGCATCTGACGGTATACGGAGAGGGCTTGACGGAAGAGGTTGAGAGAAGCGTAGCCTCTGATCATGGAATTGTAGAGGAAGGTGGATTGACGATTGGTGCGGGAGAAGATGAGGGCGGCTTCGTGCATTTGTGCACAAGCGGCGTAGGAAGACACGAGCTTCGCTCTGATGAAGTCATGGTAAGAGATTCCCACGGTCACGATTTGAGCGTGGATTTTTCTCAGAGTGTTTAGATTCTTAATGGAcgaacaagattctatcaaagAAAAATATAGAGGGATTGTGTTGGTGAGAATGCATGATTGCAACAAGCTCGGTCCATGAGGAGAAAGACGTTTCCCCAAGACTTGTGTATGAATATAATTCCTTATATATTAATCATTGGCAAAAGGTTCCGTGTATGATCGTACATCGTGTACGATCCTGTCCCCCTCTCATATGCGGCCATCGTAATGCCAAACCTCCTATTTACGCATTGTAAACTGTTGTGCTAACTTCTTGGCGGGAATTCTTCACACTTGTCAGGAATTACATTTATGTATAGATAGTCTTCCAAGAGACACTTTCTTCTCTTATGCAGGATGACGCGAATGGAAAGAAATTCTTTAGAATGTAAAgacttcttttctttatttaattaatacaatctctctttttctctaaaagaaaattttttacttttaatcAGTTGTTGTTATGATTCCTAAATTTCAAGTGGGGGAAGGTTCCTCTGGGAAGGTTCCTCTAATGCTGATGTGCAGTTTTGGGCGAAGAAGACGCGTCTTATGGAAAAATAAATTAGATCGGGGGTATGCAGTATTGTTTTTGTGCTAACATGGTAGGGATCTTTTCCCCATTTCAAGTACGGGGCCCTTTGCCAATGCGGGAACCAATAGGAGCATGcgtgaaagcatcaataaggatgggatttctatcttttatgggagtaggtggtcattttgcacttCTCTGTGTTTACGCACAAGTGTCATGCTGCCTTTTAGGATTCTTTTCCAcaacataaaaataacaaaaacccATATTGTATTTCATAAGATTAACAAATGAAGATATTTTGAACCAATCTAAAAAGAAGCCCTAAGCTCAAGTGTCCTAAGGCCTAATAAGATCAACATTATAAAAAGCCACCAaacttttctttggcccattAACCCTAAAATCTCTTTCCAAAGCCCAACAGACCCAACAACAATAAGCCCAATTATAGTTGGGCTACAAGCTGCCACTGTCCAATAACCAGCTCTAATCTCCTCCTTCAACTGATCCTTCTCCCAACCACAACACCCATCAAAGAATCTAAACTCCCCTGCCTTAACTACATTCCTCTTCACCATCTCTGCTGCACACCCTACACTTTCCTTAGTCCCATAATACAACCATCTGCAGGAATCAATCGTTGAGGGGAAAGATGATTTTTCTAAACACTTTAATGATGCACAACATCTACACATTGGGAGTGATGATAAGGGAGAAGCTGTGTTAAAAATAAATACCTGTTTTGGCCGCTGCCGTAATTTTTCACCAGTGAGATTGGGAAATTTTTATACGGGGTGATAGGGCTCGGCGAGAAGAAAGTTTTGGTGGGTGGATCGTCGCCGTCGAAGGCTGTACGCTAAGCCACACGCCGGCAAAAGCGACGGGTGAGATCCACTCTCCtgttattttaaaaataataataataattataaatatttaTAACATTGTAGGGCTAACGTCAGCACTGTGACTTGTGGGTCACGTTTGTCCCGATCAGAGATGGGCCCGACCCGGGTCAAAGATACCCAACCCGATCAATTGTGAATAGGTCAAAGTCAATCCGATCTGTTCAAAGATTCTTTGACTTGGTCAAAGTCAACATGACCCAATCAATTGACCCGATCTGAGTCCTGTTTTTTGACCCGAAAACCCAGTTGGATGAAACGACGGTCCGGGGAAAGATGATTGTTCCAAACTGTTTATTGATGCACAACATCTACACGTTGGGAGTGATGATAAGGGAGAAACTATTCTCCATTTGTGCGTGAACTACGATCGTTTTGAAATCCTGACACTGATTCTTCAATCAGACGTTTGTCAACAAGGAGAACTTATCAATTTGACTAATATTGAAAGGAACACTGCTTTGCACCTGGCAGTGCTAACCAGAGAAACGGAGGTAAAGAGtttctaacatttttttttcctgttataATGGTTCTttatgcttttttattttttattttttattataattgttcATTAtgctagttttttatttttattttttaacacaGCTAGCTAATATATATCATCGAAGgtgttttgatttaattaagttGGAAGCTGTTAGAGAATAAAAACCACGGTGCACAAGAGAAAAACCTGTTgtattcatcatcttcttccattttctcttAATCTTCACAGAGATTATCACTTGCTAATTCATTTCATGGTCACCTGAAAttatatgaattttttattattattgtttcaaCCAAACATGATATAATGATTTTTCTAACAAATTCTTTTTTCCTGTTCTAATGGTTTGTTAATGCTAAGCATTTCATAGTCACCTGAAATTATGTGAATTTCTGATTCTTTTGGTTTCAACCACACATGATATGGTCACCTGAAATTATGTGACTTTCTGATTCTTATTGTTTTAACCAAACTGatataatgatttttttaacaaatttttttcctgCTCTAATGGTTTGTTATTGCTAATTCATTTTATGGTCACCTAAAATTATGTGAATTTTTAATTCTTATTGTTTCGACCAAACATGATGTCTATATAATGATCTTTTTATGTATGTACAGGTCATCGAGTCATTGTTGCAAATAAATAGCATCAATGTGAATGTTATAAATAATGTGGATCGGACACCTCTAGATGTGATACTTTATTTTGCCAAGAGTTTCGTTGATAGTAAAATTGTAGATATTATAAGTTGTGTTGGAAGTTTAAGTGCAAAAGATATCATTAATGAAAAAATTATCGAGGAGAATACAACTTCTAGAACTCATGAAGATTGGATCACCAAAATATTCCAGGTGATATCAGGGAAGCAAACAACCCACAAAATGGAGtggataaaaaaaagaagaaaaactccCTAATGATGGTAGCAACGGTAATAGCCGGGATTACCACACAATCCCTTTTAAATACTCTCAGTGGGCTCTGAGATGAAGATTCCCCGAATGATCCTTTGAAACCCAATCACGTTCTTAAGAACAGATTGGGTTGTGCCAAAATGGCAGATAAGGCTCCTGAAAGGTTCGGGG encodes:
- the LOC122672106 gene encoding pentatricopeptide repeat-containing protein At2g33760-like, whose translation is MVKRNVVKAGEFRFFDGCCGWEKDQLKEEIRAGYWTVAACSPTIIGLIVVGNYIHTQVLGKRLSPHGPSLLQSCILTNTIPLYFSLIESCSSIKNLNTLRKIHAQIVTVGISYHDFIRAKLVSSYAACAQMHEAALIFSRTNRQSTFLYNSMIRGYASLNLFRQALSVYRQMLRAGKQHDRRTLPSVLKCCAGLSALHLGRQVHMAVLVHGFTDDLATSNMLVTMYSKCGDLRIARQVFDELTERNSVTWSAMIAGYGTHGCCAEAEAVRLFEEMLDVGESPDAVTFTTVLTACSHGGLTELGRNLFEKMEEGKFGVELGLEHYTCMVDMLGRAGHDRVLVGELLFRGSYLLEERREKRNLNIEDRLSPVPDAPSCRDGHGLRDCWNR